One Punica granatum isolate Tunisia-2019 chromosome 3, ASM765513v2, whole genome shotgun sequence genomic window carries:
- the LOC116200824 gene encoding geraniol 8-hydroxylase-like, translating to MDFLLLILGLCLSWGLLQALVYIANRGKSNKVGKLPPGPRPLPVIGNLLELGSLPHRSLAKLASAHGPIMSLKLGRITTVVISSSSMAREILQTHDVTFCNRMSPDSVTAVRHDELGLPWIPVAPLWRNLRRICNVHLFALKTIDSSQHLRHRKIQELLAYIGKCSETRSSVGIGEAGFSTTLNLLGNTTLSMDLADPTSESAKEFKELVWQIMAEVGKPNLADYFPVLRRMDPQGVRRRTTGYNWRMFDVFDRIINDRLQVREVPGSVRKYDMLDTLLDLVEDKKEGMDLFLMKHLFLDLFSAGTDTTSSTLEWAMAELLRNPEKLSKAQAELEQVMGRGNPIEESDIDRLPYLQATVKETFRMHPAAPLLLPRRAGATVQVGGYTIPEGAQVLVNVWAIGRNLASWKNPDEFIPERFLGLDVDVKGQNFELLPFGGGRRICPGLQLAMRMLHLMLGSLLNSFDWKLEDGVTPETMEMGDKFGITLQKAQPLRAVPLPIKK from the exons atggacTTCTTGCTGTTGATTTTGGGGCTGTGCCTCTCCTGGGGGTTGCTCCAAGCCCTCGTCTACATTGCAAACAGAGGTAAATCGAACAAAGTTGGGAAGCTGCCGCCAGGTCCGAGGCCGCTCCCGGTGATCGGGAACCTACTCGAGCTCGGTTCCCTACCCCACAGGTCCCTCGCCAAGCTTGCTAGTGCCCATGGTCCCATCATGAGCCTGAAGCTGGGCCGCATCACCACTGTGGTCATCTCCTCATCCTCGATGGCACGAGAGATCCTCCAGACCCATGATGTCACCTTCTGCAACCGCATGAGCCCCGATAGTGTAACAGCTGTCCGCCACGATGAGCTCGGGTTGCCTTGGATCCCGGTTGCTCCGCTCTGGAGGAACCTCCGCCGGATATGCAACGTGCACCTCTTTGCGCTCAAGACGATCGACTCAAGCCAACACCTCCGCCACCGAAAAATCCAG GAACTGCTGGCTTACATCGGGAAGTGCAGTGAGACGAGAAGCTCGGTGGGCATTGGCGAGGCGGGATTCTCGACTACGCTTAACCTTCTTGGAAACACGACCCTCTCCATGGACCTGGCAGACCCCACATCGGAGTCGGCCAAGGAGTTCAAGGAGTTAGTGTGGCAGATAATGGCAGAGGTAGGAAAGCCGAATCTGGCGGACTACTTCCCAGTGCTCAGGAGGATGGACCCGCAGGGTGTGAGGCGGAGGACGACTGGTTACAACTGGCGCATGTTCGATGTTTTCGATAGGATCATCAATGACAGGCTGCAGGTCAGGGAGGTCCCTGGCTCCGTCAGGAAGTATGATATGTTGGATACTCTGCTTGACCTCGTTGAAGATAAAAAGGAGGGCATGGATCTGTTTCTAATGAAGCACCTGTTCCTC GATCTGTTTAGTGCGGGGACTGATACCACTTCAAGCACGTTGGAGTGGGCGATGGCTGAGCTGCTTCGCAATCCTGAGAAGTTATCGAAAGCGCAAGCCGAGCTCGAACAGGTGATGGGCAGGGGCAACCCTATCGAGGAATCGGACATTGATCGACTACCGTATTTACAGGCAACGGTGAAGGAGACCTTCCGAATGCACCCAGCAGCCCCACTGCTGCTCCCTCGTAGGGCCGGAGCCACCGTGCAGGTTGGCGGCTACACCATCCCTGAGGGCGCACAAGTCCTGGTCAATGTCTGGGCCATAGGCAGGAACCTGGCCTCGTGGAAGAACCCAGACGAATTTATTCCAGAGAGATTCTTGGGACTAGACGTCGATGTCAAGGGGCAGAACTTCGAGCTCTTGCCGTTTGGCGGAGGGCGGAGAATATGCCCAGGCCTACAATTGGCCATGAGAATGTTGCACCTGATGCTTGGATCGCTCCTTAACTCTTTTGATTGGAAGCTCGAAGACGGGGTTACTCCAGAAACAATGGAAATGGGGGATAAGTTCGGGATCACATTACAAAAGGCACAACCTCTCCGAGCCGTGCCTTTGCCGAtcaagaaataa
- the LOC116201636 gene encoding uncharacterized protein LOC116201636, translated as MAATVPHSDGDQLLVDGLRDLSISDQGEACPHKSHGMGCGDHGGVCAICLDSIALQETALVKGCEHAYCVTCILRWASYKENTTCPQCKLPFEFLNVHRALDGSILDYMFEESVRLLLRAPWFEPLTVHNHEDRSEEPEYYYPYEYEYEYEDEDLNEAYFPSSSLRIGNRRWGDNGYVRSGRQEARPVYHPNAQEAASSSSSSRQAKKKEPVAAKEATGRRAKRALKREAADKAAAAQAAHKHQQHLTRLGRK; from the exons ATGGCCGCTACTGTCCCCCACTCCGACGGAGACCAGCTGCTCGTCGACGGTCTCCGCGATCTCTCCATCTCAGATCAG GGAGAAGCATGTCCCCATAAGAGTCATGGAATGGGCTGCGGCGATCATGGAGGGGTCTGTGCTATATGCTTGGACAGTATTGCGCTTCAGGAGACGGCTCTTGTAAAAGGTTGCGAGCATGCCTACTG TGTGACATGCATCCTTCGTTGGGCCTCATATAAAGAGAATACAACCTGCCCTCAGTGTAAACTCCCATTTGAGTTCCTCAATGTCCATCGCGCTCTCGATGGCAG CATCCTTGATTACATGTTTGAGGAGAGTGTCCGCCTGCTTCTGAGAGCCCCGTGGTTTGAGCCTCTAACTGTTCATAATCATGAAGATCGCTCGGAGGAGCCTGAATACTATTACCCTTACGAGTATGAGTATGAGTACGAGGATGAAGATCTCAATGAAGCTTATTTCCCTAGCTCAAGTCTTCGAATTGGGAATCGCCGTTGGGGAGACAATGGATATGTCAGGTCAGGGCGGCAGGAAGCCCGGCCTGTGTATCATCCAAATGCCCAGGAGGCAGCCTCCTCCAGCTCGTCATCCCGTCAAGCCAAGAAGAAAGAACCAGTGGCTGCTAAGGAGGCTACTGGGCGGCGTGCGAAGAGAGCGCTCAAGCGTGAAGCTGCTGACAAGGCGGCAGCAGCGCAAGCAGCGCACAAGCACCAGCAGCATCTGACAAGGCTTGGCAGGAAGTGA
- the LOC116201651 gene encoding plant intracellular Ras-group-related LRR protein 5-like, translating to MLCAHSYDYLKDEGDGYIFKQKELSSLRNLRYLECFGANISGHLKHLLPKLMWLSWRHCPRKFMGTDLYLRILVIPDLSWSSVSETWGGWSQIRTRNSLKVLDLRCCDGLIKTPDFSKYSSLERLILEECTNLVEIDPSIDINTVKLRQRIGRPMKLVFLNFGSCEGLEKLLDSLGNRRSLAELDLSETRITELPDTIRNVKKLARLDLSCIGFIEQPHTIGNLKTLVGLDLSCTGITELPYIIGNLKKLARLYLSCIGITELLDTIGNLKKLAELDLSEA from the exons ATGCTGTGCGCTCACTCTTATGATTACTTAAAAGATGAGGGAGATGGATACATCTTCAAGCAGAAAGAACTTTCAAGTCTCCGAAACTTGAGATATCTGGAATGCTTTGGAGCAAACATTTCAGGACACCTGAAGCATCTTCTGCCGAAGCTAATGTGGCTTTCTTGGCGACATTGCCCCAGGAAATTCATGGGAACTGATTTATATTTGAGGATTCTTGTCATTCCTGACCTCTCGTGGAGTTCTGTAAGCGAAACTTGGGGTGGATGGAGCCAGATTAGG ACGAGAAACAGCTTGAAAGTTCTTGACCTTAGATGTTGCGATGGCTTGATAAAAACGCCCGATTTTTCTAAGTATTCGAGTCTAGAGAGGTTGATTCTTGAGGAGTGCACAAACCTGGTTGAAATAGATCCATCGATCG ATATAAACACTGTCAAATTACGTCAAAGAATTGGACGACCAATGAAGCTTGTGTTCCTCAATTTTGGTAGTTGTGAAGGGTTGGAGAAGCTTCTAGATTCACTGGGGAATCGAAGATCACTGGCTGAGTTGGATCTATCGGAGACACGAATTACTGAACTACCTGATACTATTAGGAATGTAAAGAAGTTGGCTAGGTTGGATCTATCATGTATAGGATTTATTGAACAACCTCATACTATTGGGAATCTAAAGACGTTGGTTGGGTTGGATCTATCATGTACAGGAATTACTGAACTACCTTATATTATTGGGAATTTAAAGAAGCTGGCTAGGTTGTATCTATCATGTATAGGAATTACTGAACTACTTGATACTATTGGGAATCTAAAGAAGCTGGCTGAGTTGGATCTATCGGAAGCATGA
- the LOC116200546 gene encoding uncharacterized protein LOC116200546 — MLLWNSEAVTIEIIGSTEQEIHAVVKVPNSNSSWLLSAIYSNLRPCERLILWDNLKNVYDGCALPWLAMGDFNEILSESENFGGGLVNFNRSLKFSDMLNSCHLSDLGFSGPRFTWTNLRDAGGLVQERLDRAVANPSWRLTFPNAEVAHLPRVHSDHCPILRTFNPVTQTPFTSPLPV; from the coding sequence ATGCTGCTCTGGAACTCAGAGGCAGTCACTATCGAGATAATTGGCTCCACCGAACAAGAGATACATGCAGTGGTGAAGGTACCAAACTCTAATTCCTCTTGGCTGCTCTCCGCCATATATTCTAACCTTAGACCGTGTGAAAGACTAATTTTATGGGATAATCTTAAAAATGTCTACGATGGTTGCGCTCTCCCTTGGCTTGCCATGGGTGATTTCAATGAAATTCTCTCTGAATCTGAAAATTTTGGTGGTGGGCTAGTCAATTTTAATCGCTCTCTTAAATTTTCTGACATGCTTAATTCCTGCCATCTATCTGATTTGGGTTTCTCGGGCCCCCGGTTCACTTGGACCAATCTCAGGGATGCTGGTGGCCTCGTCCAGGAACGTCTGGACAGAGCTGTAGCTAACCCATCCTGGAGACTGACCTTTCCAAATGCCGAGGTTGCCCACCTTCCCAGAGTCCACTCGGACCATTGCCCCATTTTACGAACCTTTAATCCTGTAACTCAAACCCCGTTTACCTCGCCCCTTCCGGTTTGA